In a single window of the Streptacidiphilus sp. P02-A3a genome:
- a CDS encoding N,N-dimethylformamidase beta subunit family domain-containing protein, producing the protein MTRRPARASASGSADRAAVTAAVTAAEGQLVGRVTVRDAVDGRTVHRSAVTGGSWVLDVPRHWRSSLYRAVFRPGRGEASEVWFVVRPAEDAPRARVLLSVPFATWQAYNRSGVPGEGLYWTEDPARAARVSFDRPGGGPPPERWEEGLMRWLRAHGPDVDYCSNLDLHLDPRALLPYRLLVVNGHDEYWTWEMRDRVEGFVRAGGNLAVFGANTAWWQMRLEDEGRTMVCYRDAAADPMAQLAPELTTVEWSSDPVNRPENSLTGLSFRTGAGCWGPSMERMRLEAYTVAFAAHWVFEGTGLADGDTFARGGLGYETDAADLEFTDGVPTATGRDGTPASLAVLATADLRHWQHYGQGGWAVLGVFESGAGTVFNAGTVNWGAALGDPVVARITRNVLTRLSAPAAPGRWTALGSAHGALALAGTGPWIFAALADGTLGVRSADAHNRRLQPAGPAPDVVALAAPREATVGGPLALYAADRHGRLLARPPFPEAADWQVLDRCPTGTRALAVCDGRLYALDHDGALWTAPQSPRPDGSPRTWLRFAPPAALRALTAVNGRLYAIDGQGTLLHRLPEQSSSWQELGPARDVLTLGGQAGRLLGLDPEGTLLRRSVLNSKVSDQS; encoded by the coding sequence GTGACCCGCAGACCGGCCCGCGCCTCGGCGTCCGGATCGGCCGACAGGGCGGCGGTCACGGCGGCGGTCACGGCGGCGGAGGGCCAACTGGTCGGCCGGGTCACCGTACGGGACGCCGTGGACGGCCGGACCGTGCACCGGTCGGCGGTGACCGGTGGCAGTTGGGTGCTGGACGTGCCCCGCCACTGGCGCAGTTCGCTGTACCGGGCGGTCTTCCGCCCCGGCCGGGGCGAGGCCAGCGAGGTGTGGTTCGTGGTCCGCCCGGCCGAGGACGCCCCACGGGCCCGGGTGCTGCTCTCGGTGCCGTTCGCCACCTGGCAGGCGTACAACCGCAGCGGCGTGCCCGGCGAGGGCCTGTACTGGACCGAGGACCCGGCCCGCGCGGCCCGGGTCAGCTTCGACCGCCCGGGCGGCGGACCGCCGCCGGAACGCTGGGAGGAGGGCCTGATGCGCTGGCTGCGCGCGCACGGCCCGGACGTGGACTACTGCTCCAACCTCGATCTCCACCTCGACCCCAGGGCGCTGCTGCCGTACCGCCTGCTCGTGGTCAACGGCCATGACGAGTACTGGACCTGGGAGATGCGCGACCGGGTGGAGGGGTTCGTCCGGGCGGGCGGCAACCTCGCGGTCTTCGGCGCCAACACCGCCTGGTGGCAGATGCGGTTGGAGGACGAGGGCCGCACCATGGTCTGCTACCGCGACGCCGCCGCCGACCCGATGGCGCAACTGGCACCGGAGTTGACCACGGTCGAGTGGTCGAGCGACCCGGTGAACCGGCCCGAGAACAGCCTCACCGGTCTCAGTTTCCGTACCGGCGCCGGTTGTTGGGGACCGAGTATGGAGCGGATGCGGCTGGAGGCGTACACCGTCGCCTTCGCCGCGCACTGGGTCTTCGAGGGCACCGGCCTGGCCGACGGCGACACCTTCGCCCGGGGCGGGCTCGGCTACGAGACCGACGCCGCCGACCTGGAGTTCACCGACGGCGTGCCGACCGCCACCGGACGCGACGGCACGCCCGCCTCGCTGGCCGTGCTCGCCACCGCCGACCTGCGGCACTGGCAGCACTACGGACAGGGCGGCTGGGCCGTGCTGGGCGTCTTCGAGTCCGGTGCGGGCACCGTCTTCAACGCGGGAACGGTCAACTGGGGCGCGGCACTCGGTGATCCGGTGGTGGCTCGGATCACCCGCAACGTGCTGACCCGGCTGTCCGCCCCGGCGGCGCCGGGGCGCTGGACCGCGCTCGGCTCGGCCCACGGCGCGCTGGCACTGGCCGGGACCGGCCCGTGGATCTTCGCCGCACTGGCGGACGGGACACTCGGGGTACGCTCGGCCGACGCGCACAACCGCAGGCTGCAACCGGCCGGTCCGGCCCCGGACGTGGTCGCGCTGGCCGCCCCCAGGGAGGCCACGGTCGGCGGCCCGCTGGCGCTGTACGCGGCGGACCGGCACGGTCGGCTGCTGGCTCGCCCGCCCTTCCCCGAGGCGGCCGACTGGCAGGTGCTGGACCGCTGTCCGACCGGAACCCGGGCGCTGGCCGTCTGCGACGGCCGCCTGTACGCCCTCGACCACGACGGCGCGCTGTGGACCGCACCGCAGAGCCCGCGACCGGACGGCTCGCCGCGCACCTGGCTGCGGTTCGCCCCGCCCGCCGCGCTGCGCGCGCTCACCGCCGTCAACGGCCGCTTGTACGCGATCGACGGCCAGGGCACCCTGCTCCATAGACTGCCCGAACAGAGCAGCTCCTGGCAGGAGTTGGGACCGGCCCGAGATGTCCTCACGCTCGGCGGCCAGGCCGGGAGACTGCTCGGCCTGGACCCGGAGGGCACCCTGCTGCGCCGAAGTGTCCTGAACAGCAAGGTATCTGACCAGTCGTAG